A region of Streptomyces paludis DNA encodes the following proteins:
- a CDS encoding DUF6126 family protein has product MSETEKPVPATGPADPAGPEPRPERIMDEEKKFPRGLVIRLFAYLVAGHLFAAFLYLLFEMGGRG; this is encoded by the coding sequence ATGTCGGAGACAGAGAAGCCCGTGCCCGCCACCGGTCCCGCGGATCCGGCCGGGCCGGAGCCCCGGCCGGAACGGATCATGGACGAGGAGAAGAAGTTCCCCCGGGGGCTGGTCATCCGGCTCTTCGCCTATCTGGTGGCGGGCCATCTCTTCGCCGCGTTCCTCTACCTGCTCTTCGAGATGGGCGGCAGGGGGTAG
- a CDS encoding helix-turn-helix domain-containing protein, whose protein sequence is MSTPPAGEAAGELPEQLPDVAPRLRELRRGRRLTLEAAARRAGLSPAHLSRLETGRRQPSLPMLLGLARIYGTTVSELLGEVTPERDPIVRAGRPVPAEADGWTYHQAGSPGRAMQPLRLQVPYGAQGDLVRVHPGEEWLYVLTGPLRLYLGDTAHVLAPGDSAHFDSLTPHRIAAAGPGGTELLFVHTLLQSPATELCLGGGARRS, encoded by the coding sequence ATGAGCACACCTCCCGCCGGAGAGGCGGCCGGCGAACTGCCCGAACAGCTCCCCGACGTCGCGCCCCGCCTGCGCGAGCTGCGCCGGGGCCGCCGCCTCACCCTGGAGGCCGCGGCCCGCCGGGCCGGGCTGTCGCCCGCGCACCTCTCCCGGCTGGAGACGGGGCGCCGGCAGCCGTCGCTGCCCATGCTGCTCGGTCTGGCCCGTATCTACGGTACGACCGTCTCCGAACTGCTCGGGGAGGTGACGCCCGAGCGCGACCCCATCGTCCGGGCCGGCCGGCCGGTGCCCGCGGAGGCCGACGGCTGGACGTACCACCAGGCCGGCAGCCCCGGCCGGGCGATGCAGCCGCTGCGCCTCCAGGTGCCGTACGGGGCACAGGGGGACCTCGTCCGGGTCCACCCGGGGGAGGAGTGGCTCTATGTCCTTACCGGGCCGCTGCGGCTCTACCTCGGCGACACCGCGCATGTGCTCGCGCCCGGGGACAGCGCGCACTTCGACTCGCTCACCCCGCACCGGATCGCCGCGGCCGGTCCCGGGGGGACCGAGCTGCTCTTCGTCCACACCCTGTTGCAGAGTCCCGCCACCGAGCTGTGCCTCGGCGGCGGGGCCCGTCGCAGCTGA
- a CDS encoding SGNH/GDSL hydrolase family protein, which yields MADDSRTTRGNSGIESYAAIGDSFTEGVGDPGPDGRFVGWADRLAVLLADRLPDSGATADTAHGDFRYANLAVRGRLLDQVVEEQLPRARELAPDLVTFCAGGNDILRPGGDPDDVAERLERAVADLTGSVGTVLLTTGFDTRGVPVLRHLRGKIATFNEHTRAIADRYGCPVLDLWSLRTVQDRRAWDGDRLHLSPEGHTRVALRAAQVLGVEVPADPDQPWPPLPPRGTLEERRDDIHWAREYLVPWIGRRLRGESSGDHVQAKRPDLLPLP from the coding sequence GTGGCAGACGATTCGAGAACAACAAGAGGAAACAGCGGAATCGAGTCGTACGCGGCGATCGGCGACAGCTTCACGGAAGGTGTGGGGGACCCAGGACCCGACGGGCGGTTCGTCGGCTGGGCGGACCGGCTGGCGGTCCTGCTCGCGGACCGGCTCCCGGACTCCGGCGCGACGGCCGACACCGCGCACGGGGACTTCCGCTACGCCAATCTCGCCGTACGCGGCCGGCTCCTGGACCAGGTCGTCGAGGAGCAGCTCCCCCGGGCGCGGGAACTCGCCCCGGACCTGGTGACCTTCTGCGCGGGCGGGAACGACATCCTGCGGCCCGGCGGCGACCCCGACGATGTCGCGGAGCGCCTTGAGCGCGCCGTCGCCGATCTGACCGGCTCCGTCGGCACCGTCCTGCTGACCACCGGCTTCGACACCCGTGGCGTGCCCGTACTGCGCCATCTGCGCGGCAAGATCGCCACGTTCAACGAACACACCCGGGCCATCGCGGACCGCTACGGCTGTCCCGTACTCGACCTCTGGTCCCTCCGGACCGTCCAGGACCGGCGGGCCTGGGACGGCGACCGGCTGCATCTGTCGCCCGAGGGGCACACCCGGGTCGCGCTGCGCGCCGCCCAGGTGCTCGGCGTCGAGGTGCCCGCGGACCCGGACCAGCCGTGGCCGCCGCTGCCGCCGCGCGGCACCCTGGAGGAACGGCGCGACGACATCCACTGGGCGCGCGAGTACCTGGTGCCGTGGATCGGGCGCAGGCTGCGCGGCGAGTCCTCGGGCGACCACGTCCAGGCGAAGCGGCCCGACCTGCTGCCGCTGCCCTGA
- a CDS encoding M23 family metallopeptidase, producing the protein MPAKGKHRRPKNNPLSRRFIAASTGGAAIALPLIGATGAHAAGQTAPAVAPKAAPATTDTATARSASTTSTATASTATAAQGTAATQIGTRTTARTYSVVSGDYLSKIAVEQRVKGGWQRLYEDNRQAIGADPGLIHPGLKLTLGAKAASAAPARTSAAPTRTSSAPAASAPRSEAPAKASESASSGRTSSDSGTSAGTSSGTASSNTATQTTGSGFLKPVDAPIGTSYRASGGSWSSGYHTGVDFLASAGSTVRAVGTGTVVAAGWGGSYGNQVVVQHSDGKYSQYAHLSALSVSAGQSVNAGQQIGVSGATGNVTGPHLHFEIRTGPDYGSDIDPVAYLRSQGVTV; encoded by the coding sequence ATGCCCGCGAAGGGTAAGCACCGCCGACCGAAGAACAATCCGCTGTCGCGCCGCTTCATCGCCGCGAGTACGGGCGGCGCCGCCATCGCGCTGCCGCTCATCGGCGCCACCGGCGCGCACGCCGCCGGCCAGACCGCCCCCGCCGTCGCCCCGAAGGCGGCCCCGGCGACGACGGACACGGCGACGGCGCGGAGCGCGTCCACCACGAGCACGGCCACGGCGTCGACCGCGACCGCCGCGCAGGGGACCGCCGCCACGCAAATCGGCACCAGGACGACGGCCCGTACCTACTCCGTGGTCTCCGGCGACTATCTGTCGAAGATCGCCGTCGAGCAGCGGGTCAAGGGCGGCTGGCAGCGGCTGTACGAGGACAACCGCCAGGCCATCGGCGCCGACCCCGGTCTGATCCACCCCGGGCTGAAGCTGACGCTCGGCGCGAAGGCGGCGTCGGCCGCCCCCGCCCGTACCTCGGCCGCCCCCACCCGTACGTCCTCCGCGCCGGCCGCGTCCGCTCCCCGGAGCGAGGCCCCGGCGAAGGCGTCCGAGTCCGCGTCGTCCGGCCGTACGTCCTCGGACTCCGGCACCTCCGCCGGTACCTCCTCCGGCACGGCGTCGTCCAACACGGCCACGCAGACCACCGGTTCCGGCTTCCTCAAGCCCGTGGACGCGCCGATCGGCACGTCGTACCGCGCGTCGGGCGGCAGCTGGTCCAGCGGCTACCACACCGGTGTGGACTTCCTCGCCTCCGCCGGCTCCACCGTCCGGGCGGTCGGCACGGGCACCGTCGTCGCGGCCGGCTGGGGCGGCTCGTACGGCAACCAGGTCGTCGTCCAGCACAGCGACGGCAAGTACTCCCAGTACGCCCACCTCTCCGCGCTGTCCGTCTCCGCCGGGCAGAGCGTGAACGCCGGGCAGCAGATAGGCGTCTCCGGCGCCACCGGCAATGTCACGGGCCCCCACCTGCACTTCGAGATCCGCACCGGCCCGGACTACGGCTCGGACATCGACCCGGTGGCCTACCTCCGCTCGCAGGGCGTCACGGTCTGA
- a CDS encoding phosphorylase family protein, producing the protein MTRSPGPSSRPGTTGDSGTPGGAGPGVPLLLACALGIERLALRAAPRGGGAGAAGPVTLLRTGMGPGNAERAVARALAEPRHRDAAVLASGFCAGLAPGMNPGDLIVAEETRGPDATTPCTGVGALVDALVRAVPGHTVHTGPLTGSDHVVRGRERAALRTTGALAVDMESAATLRTALLAGPRPVAAVRVIVDAPEHELVRIGTVRGGISAFRVLRAVLPAFHEWHRSLLLPRR; encoded by the coding sequence ATGACACGGTCCCCGGGGCCGTCCTCGCGCCCCGGTACCACCGGTGACTCCGGTACGCCGGGCGGCGCCGGTCCGGGCGTGCCGCTGCTCCTCGCCTGCGCGCTCGGTATCGAACGCCTCGCCCTGCGCGCCGCCCCGCGCGGCGGCGGGGCCGGGGCGGCCGGGCCGGTGACCCTGCTCCGTACCGGCATGGGCCCCGGGAACGCCGAGCGCGCCGTGGCACGCGCGCTCGCGGAGCCCCGGCACCGGGACGCGGCCGTCCTCGCCTCCGGGTTCTGCGCCGGGCTCGCCCCCGGAATGAACCCGGGCGACCTGATCGTCGCCGAGGAGACCCGCGGCCCGGACGCCACCACCCCCTGCACCGGGGTCGGGGCGCTGGTCGACGCCCTGGTCAGAGCCGTACCCGGGCATACGGTCCACACCGGCCCGCTGACCGGCTCCGACCATGTGGTGCGCGGCCGGGAACGGGCCGCGCTGCGGACCACCGGGGCCCTCGCGGTGGACATGGAGTCCGCCGCCACGCTCCGGACCGCCCTGCTGGCCGGCCCCCGCCCGGTTGCCGCCGTCCGGGTGATCGTGGACGCTCCCGAGCATGAGCTGGTCCGTATCGGCACGGTACGCGGTGGAATATCAGCCTTTCGTGTTCTCCGTGCCGTCCTCCCCGCTTTCCATGAATGGCACCGTTCTTTGCTGCTCCCCAGGAGGTGA
- a CDS encoding tyrosine-protein phosphatase: protein MTQQLPQVPSTEPELSGVRNFRDVGGLPTTDGRRVRGGTLFRSGHLAHATDADAAFLTGLGLHTVFDFRNSADMKLDGEDVALPGVRHVNIPLSDPADGAEFWRMVRDGDLGQLRSLLSEDRAAARMIGSYRTIITDRTAEHSRVLHALAEDSVPALMHCAAGKDRAGLSVAIALLAVGVEPDAIEADYLKSNDPHRRYRVRRGDGSPADESAEVMELLSPLFDARAEYLAAAFESITTTWGSTDRYLSEGLGLTPATRDRLRARLLDDGDSNGDGNG, encoded by the coding sequence GTGACGCAGCAGCTGCCGCAAGTCCCGTCGACAGAGCCCGAACTGTCCGGTGTGCGCAACTTCCGTGACGTGGGCGGCCTGCCGACCACGGACGGCCGGCGGGTGCGCGGCGGCACGCTCTTCCGCAGCGGCCATCTCGCCCACGCCACCGACGCCGACGCGGCGTTCCTCACCGGCCTGGGGCTGCACACGGTCTTCGACTTCCGCAACTCCGCCGATATGAAGCTGGACGGCGAGGATGTGGCACTGCCCGGCGTCCGGCATGTGAACATCCCGCTCTCCGACCCGGCCGACGGCGCCGAGTTCTGGCGGATGGTGCGGGACGGCGATCTCGGCCAACTGCGCTCGCTCCTCTCGGAGGACAGGGCGGCGGCCCGGATGATCGGCTCGTACCGGACGATCATCACGGACCGCACCGCCGAGCACAGCCGGGTGCTGCACGCGCTCGCCGAGGACAGCGTCCCGGCGCTGATGCACTGCGCGGCGGGCAAGGACCGCGCCGGGCTCTCCGTCGCGATCGCCCTGCTCGCGGTCGGGGTCGAGCCCGACGCGATCGAGGCCGACTACCTCAAGTCGAACGACCCGCACCGCCGCTACCGGGTCCGCCGCGGCGACGGCTCCCCGGCCGACGAGTCCGCCGAGGTGATGGAGCTGCTCAGCCCGCTCTTCGACGCCCGCGCCGAGTACCTCGCGGCGGCCTTCGAGAGCATCACCACCACCTGGGGCAGCACCGACCGCTATCTCTCCGAGGGGCTCGGACTCACCCCCGCGACCCGCGACCGGCTGCGCGCCCGGCTCCTCGACGACGGCGACAGCAACGGCGACGGCAACGGCTGA
- a CDS encoding STM4011 family radical SAM protein: MDLTILYRGPLASCDYDCPYCPFAKRRDSGDQLRADRAALERFAGWAARPGEDRLSVLFTPWGEGLTRSWYRRTLVELSRLPHLRRVAIQTNLSCRTGWLADADPAKLALWCTYHPGQTPYDRFLTKAHELTALGIRFSVGVVGLGDHLEQARRLRAELPAHVYLWVNAADGHRYTDEEAARWTELDPLFPYSRDPHRSAGLPCRTGESVISVDGEGTVRRCHFVPAELGNLYDGSYRRALAPRACPLAVCDCHIGYVHLETLPLYDVFAGGVLERIPAGPLPPRAPAALPAVVPARP, from the coding sequence GTGGACCTGACGATCCTCTACCGCGGGCCGCTCGCCTCCTGCGACTACGACTGCCCGTACTGCCCGTTCGCGAAGCGGCGGGACAGCGGCGATCAGCTGCGCGCCGACCGGGCCGCGCTGGAGCGGTTCGCCGGCTGGGCCGCGCGGCCCGGGGAGGACCGGCTGTCGGTGCTGTTCACGCCCTGGGGCGAGGGCCTGACGCGGTCCTGGTACCGGCGGACGCTGGTGGAGCTGTCGCGGCTGCCGCATCTGCGCCGGGTGGCGATCCAGACGAATCTGAGCTGCCGCACCGGCTGGCTGGCGGACGCGGACCCGGCGAAGCTCGCGCTGTGGTGCACGTATCACCCCGGACAGACGCCGTACGACCGCTTTCTGACGAAGGCGCACGAGCTGACGGCGCTCGGTATCCGCTTCAGCGTGGGCGTCGTCGGTCTCGGAGACCATCTGGAGCAGGCCCGCCGGCTGCGCGCCGAGCTGCCCGCGCACGTCTATCTCTGGGTCAACGCGGCGGACGGGCACCGCTACACGGACGAGGAGGCCGCGCGCTGGACGGAGCTGGACCCGCTCTTCCCGTACAGCCGCGATCCGCACCGTTCGGCCGGACTGCCCTGCCGGACGGGCGAGTCGGTGATCTCCGTGGACGGCGAGGGCACCGTACGGCGCTGCCACTTCGTCCCCGCCGAGCTGGGCAATCTGTACGACGGCTCCTACCGGCGCGCGCTCGCGCCCCGGGCCTGCCCGCTCGCGGTCTGCGACTGCCACATCGGCTATGTGCACCTGGAGACGCTGCCGCTGTACGACGTCTTCGCCGGGGGCGTCCTGGAGCGGATCCCTGCCGGACCGCTCCCGCCCCGGGCCCCGGCGGCGCTCCCCGCGGTGGTCCCGGCGCGCCCGTAG
- the hpnH gene encoding adenosyl-hopene transferase HpnH yields MAMPLRQTIRVGTYLFEQKLRKREKFPLIVELEPLFACNLACEGCGKIQHPAGVLKQRMPVAQAVGAVLESGAPMVSIAGGEPLMHPQIDEIVRQLVARRKYVFLCTNAMLMRKKLDKFTPSPYFAFAVHIDGLRERHDESVAKEGVFDEAVAAIKEAKRRGFRVTTNSTFFNTDTPQTIIEVLNYLNDELKVDEMMISPAYAYEKAPDQEHFLGVEQTRELFRKAFAGGNRARWRLNHSPLFLDFLEGKADFPCTAWAIPNYSLFGWQRPCYLMSDGYVPTYRQLVEETDWSKYGRGKDPRCANCMAHCGYEPTAVLATMGSLKESLRAARETVVGTR; encoded by the coding sequence ATGGCCATGCCACTCCGTCAGACCATCAGGGTCGGGACGTACCTCTTCGAACAGAAGCTGCGCAAGCGGGAGAAGTTTCCGCTCATCGTCGAGCTGGAACCCCTCTTCGCCTGCAATCTCGCCTGTGAGGGATGCGGGAAGATCCAGCACCCCGCCGGGGTGCTGAAGCAGCGCATGCCCGTCGCCCAGGCCGTCGGCGCGGTGCTGGAGTCCGGCGCGCCGATGGTCTCCATCGCCGGCGGCGAACCGCTGATGCACCCGCAGATCGACGAGATCGTCCGCCAGCTGGTGGCCAGAAGGAAGTACGTCTTCCTCTGCACCAACGCGATGCTCATGCGCAAGAAGCTCGACAAGTTCACCCCCTCGCCGTACTTCGCCTTCGCCGTGCACATCGACGGCCTGCGCGAGCGGCACGACGAGTCCGTCGCCAAGGAAGGCGTGTTCGACGAGGCGGTGGCGGCGATCAAGGAGGCCAAGCGCCGCGGCTTCCGGGTCACCACCAACTCCACCTTCTTCAACACCGACACCCCGCAGACGATCATCGAGGTGCTCAACTACCTCAACGACGAGCTGAAGGTGGACGAGATGATGATCTCGCCCGCCTACGCCTACGAGAAGGCCCCCGACCAGGAGCACTTCCTGGGGGTCGAGCAGACCCGGGAACTCTTCCGGAAGGCGTTCGCCGGCGGCAACCGGGCGCGCTGGCGGCTGAACCACTCGCCGCTCTTCCTGGACTTCCTCGAAGGCAAGGCCGACTTCCCGTGCACGGCCTGGGCCATCCCCAACTACTCGCTCTTCGGCTGGCAGCGGCCCTGCTATCTGATGAGCGACGGGTATGTGCCGACGTACCGTCAGCTGGTCGAGGAGACCGACTGGAGCAAGTACGGCCGCGGCAAGGACCCGCGCTGCGCCAACTGCATGGCGCACTGCGGCTACGAACCGACCGCCGTCCTCGCCACCATGGGCTCGCTGAAGGAGTCCCTGCGGGCGGCCCGCGAGACGGTCGTCGGCACGCGGTGA
- a CDS encoding aspartate aminotransferase family protein — translation MTTEPEGFDLGKLLAERSAERYELHTRYLNHQLPRMLRTIGFDRVYERAEGAYFWDDRGDDYLDMLAGFGVMGLGRHHPVVRKALHDVLDASLADLTRFDCQPLPGLLAERLLAHSPHLDRVFFGNSGTEAVETALKFARYATGKPRILYCPHAFHGLTTGSLSVNGEDGFRDGFAPLLPDTAIPLGDLDALERELRRGDVAAFVVEPIQGKGVHAAPPGFLRAAQELLHRHKALLIADEVQTGLGRTGDFYAYQHEDGVEPDLVCVAKALSGGYVPVGATLGKDWIFQKVYSSMDRVLVHSASFGSNAQAMAAGLAVLSVMADEEIVANARATGDLLRTRLAALVDRYELLSEVRGRGLMIGIEFGRPRSVRLRGRWTMLQAARKGLFAQMVVVPLLQKHRILTQVSGDRLEVIKLIPPLTIGEREVDRFVTAFTAVMDDAHSGGGLMWDFGRTLVKQAVANR, via the coding sequence ATGACCACCGAACCCGAGGGCTTCGACCTGGGAAAGCTCCTCGCCGAGCGGAGCGCGGAGCGCTACGAGCTGCACACCCGGTATCTCAACCACCAACTCCCGCGCATGCTGCGCACCATCGGCTTCGACCGCGTCTACGAACGGGCCGAGGGCGCCTACTTCTGGGACGACCGGGGCGACGACTACCTCGACATGCTCGCCGGCTTCGGGGTGATGGGCCTCGGCCGGCACCACCCCGTCGTCCGCAAGGCGCTCCACGACGTCCTCGACGCCTCCCTCGCCGACCTCACCCGCTTCGACTGCCAGCCGCTGCCCGGACTGCTCGCCGAGCGGCTCCTCGCCCACAGCCCCCACCTCGACCGGGTGTTCTTCGGCAACAGCGGTACGGAAGCGGTCGAGACCGCGCTCAAGTTCGCCCGTTACGCCACCGGAAAGCCGCGGATCCTCTACTGCCCGCACGCCTTCCACGGGCTGACCACCGGCTCCCTCTCCGTCAACGGAGAGGACGGCTTCCGCGACGGATTCGCCCCCCTGCTGCCCGACACCGCGATCCCGCTCGGCGATCTCGACGCGCTCGAACGGGAGCTGCGCCGCGGCGATGTGGCCGCCTTCGTGGTCGAGCCGATCCAGGGCAAGGGCGTCCACGCGGCGCCGCCCGGCTTTCTGCGGGCCGCGCAGGAGCTGCTGCACCGCCACAAGGCGCTGCTCATCGCCGACGAGGTGCAGACCGGACTCGGCAGGACCGGCGACTTTTACGCGTACCAGCACGAGGACGGCGTCGAACCGGACCTGGTCTGTGTGGCCAAGGCGCTCTCCGGCGGCTATGTGCCCGTCGGCGCGACGCTCGGCAAGGACTGGATCTTCCAGAAGGTCTACTCCTCGATGGACCGCGTCCTGGTCCACTCGGCGAGCTTCGGCTCGAACGCCCAGGCCATGGCGGCCGGTCTGGCCGTCCTCTCGGTGATGGCGGACGAGGAGATCGTCGCCAACGCGCGGGCCACCGGCGATCTGCTCAGGACCCGGCTGGCGGCGCTCGTCGACCGCTACGAGCTGCTGTCGGAGGTACGCGGCCGGGGCCTGATGATCGGTATCGAGTTCGGCCGGCCCCGATCGGTGCGGCTGCGCGGCCGCTGGACGATGCTCCAGGCCGCCCGCAAGGGGCTCTTCGCACAGATGGTGGTCGTACCGCTGCTCCAGAAGCACCGTATCCTCACCCAGGTCTCCGGCGACCGGCTGGAAGTGATCAAGCTGATTCCGCCGCTGACCATCGGTGAACGGGAGGTTGACCGCTTCGTGACCGCCTTCACGGCCGTCATGGACGACGCCCACAGCGGTGGCGGCCTCATGTGGGACTTCGGACGGACCCTGGTGAAACAGGCCGTCGCCAACCGGTAG
- the shc gene encoding squalene--hopene cyclase, which translates to MTATTDGSTGAVGPRAPSGNGTTDTARPDPGGDLRVAAERATARSVEHLLGRQDAQGWWKGDLATNVTMDAEDLLLRQFLGLQDPRVTHAAGLFIRGEQRSDGTWATFYGGPPDLSATVEAYVALRLAGDRPDDPHMARAAQWVRDRGGIAASRVFTRVWLALFGWWKWDDLPELPPELVFLPKWFPLNIYDFGCWARQTIVPLTIVSAKRPVRPAPFPLDELHAAPTAGTAGPALAPVASWDGVFQRLDKALHLYHRVAPRRLRRGAMNAAARWIIERQENDGCWGGIQPPAVYSVMALHLLGYDLDHPIMRAGLESLDRFAVWREDGARMIEACQSPVWDTCLATIALADAGLSPDHPALVKAADWMIGEQIVRPGDWAVRRPGLTPGGWAFEFHNDNYPDIDDTAEVILALRRVGHPDPERLDAAIERGARWNLGMQSRNGAWGAFDADNTSPFPNRLPFCDFGEVIDPPSADVTAHVVEMLAYEGRAHHPVTRRGVEWLLAEQETFGGWFGRWGVNYVYGTGAVVPALTAAGLPPAHPAIRRAVSWLESVQNEDGGWGEDLRSYREEGWIGHGATTASQTAWALLALLAAGERESKSVERGIAWLAGTQREDGSWDEPYFTGTGFPWDFSINYHLYRQVFPLTALGRYVHGEPKALTALAGTRKAG; encoded by the coding sequence ATGACAGCGACGACCGACGGAAGCACCGGGGCCGTGGGACCCCGCGCACCCTCGGGCAACGGAACGACCGACACCGCGCGGCCCGACCCGGGCGGTGACCTCCGGGTCGCCGCCGAGCGGGCCACCGCACGCTCCGTCGAACATCTGCTCGGCCGACAGGACGCCCAGGGCTGGTGGAAGGGCGACCTCGCCACCAATGTGACGATGGACGCCGAGGATCTGCTGCTCCGTCAGTTCCTCGGCCTCCAGGACCCCCGCGTCACCCACGCCGCCGGCCTCTTCATCCGGGGCGAACAGCGCTCCGACGGCACCTGGGCCACCTTCTACGGCGGCCCCCCCGACCTCTCCGCCACCGTCGAGGCGTATGTGGCGCTGCGGCTGGCCGGGGACCGGCCCGACGACCCGCACATGGCGCGCGCCGCCCAGTGGGTACGCGACCGGGGCGGCATCGCCGCGAGCCGGGTCTTCACCCGGGTCTGGCTGGCGCTCTTCGGCTGGTGGAAGTGGGACGACCTGCCCGAACTCCCGCCCGAACTGGTCTTCCTGCCCAAGTGGTTCCCGCTCAACATCTACGACTTCGGCTGCTGGGCCCGCCAGACCATCGTGCCGCTCACCATCGTCTCGGCGAAACGGCCCGTACGGCCCGCGCCCTTCCCCCTGGACGAACTCCACGCGGCCCCCACCGCCGGGACCGCCGGACCCGCGCTCGCGCCCGTGGCCAGCTGGGACGGGGTCTTCCAGCGCCTGGACAAGGCCCTGCACCTCTACCACCGGGTCGCCCCGCGCAGACTCCGCCGCGGCGCCATGAACGCCGCCGCCCGGTGGATCATCGAGCGCCAGGAGAACGACGGCTGCTGGGGCGGGATCCAGCCGCCCGCCGTCTACTCCGTGATGGCCCTGCATCTGCTCGGCTACGACCTCGACCACCCGATCATGCGCGCCGGACTCGAATCGCTCGACCGGTTCGCCGTCTGGCGCGAGGACGGCGCCCGGATGATCGAGGCGTGCCAGTCCCCGGTCTGGGACACCTGCCTCGCGACCATCGCCCTCGCCGACGCCGGACTGAGCCCCGACCATCCGGCGCTGGTCAAGGCCGCCGACTGGATGATCGGCGAGCAGATCGTCCGCCCCGGCGACTGGGCCGTGCGCCGCCCCGGACTCACCCCCGGCGGCTGGGCGTTCGAGTTCCACAACGACAACTACCCCGACATCGACGACACCGCCGAGGTGATTCTCGCGCTCCGCCGGGTCGGCCACCCCGACCCCGAGCGGCTCGACGCGGCCATCGAGCGCGGCGCCCGGTGGAACCTGGGCATGCAGTCGCGGAACGGGGCCTGGGGCGCCTTCGACGCCGACAACACCAGTCCCTTCCCCAACCGGCTGCCGTTCTGCGACTTCGGCGAGGTCATCGACCCGCCCTCCGCCGATGTCACCGCGCATGTCGTCGAGATGCTCGCCTACGAGGGCAGGGCCCACCACCCGGTCACCCGGCGCGGGGTCGAGTGGCTCCTCGCCGAACAGGAGACCTTCGGCGGCTGGTTCGGCCGCTGGGGCGTCAACTACGTGTACGGGACGGGGGCGGTGGTGCCCGCGCTCACCGCCGCCGGACTGCCGCCCGCCCACCCCGCGATCCGACGCGCCGTCTCCTGGCTCGAATCCGTCCAGAACGAGGACGGCGGCTGGGGCGAGGACCTGCGCTCGTACCGCGAGGAGGGCTGGATCGGGCACGGCGCCACCACCGCCTCACAGACCGCCTGGGCGCTGCTCGCGCTGCTGGCCGCCGGGGAACGGGAGAGCAAGTCCGTCGAGCGGGGCATCGCCTGGCTCGCCGGGACCCAGCGGGAGGACGGCTCCTGGGACGAGCCGTACTTCACCGGCACCGGCTTCCCCTGGGACTTCTCCATCAACTACCACCTGTACCGGCAGGTCTTCCCGCTCACCGCGCTCGGCCGGTACGTCCACGGAGAGCCCAAGGCCCTCACCGCCCTCGCCGGCACGCGCAAGGCCGGCTGA